One Melitaea cinxia chromosome 17, ilMelCinx1.1, whole genome shotgun sequence genomic region harbors:
- the LOC123661940 gene encoding probable protein BRICK1-B has translation MSTPPRETIQKQIQQDWANREYIEVITGSIKKITDFLNSFDMSCRSRLAALHEKLVSLERKIDYLEACVTKGETLT, from the exons ATGTCGACTCCACCTCGAGAAAcgatacaaaaacaaatccAGCAAGACTGGGCGAACAGAGAGTACATCGAAGTTATAACAGGAAGCATAAAGAAAATCACTGATTTTCTTAACTCTTTTG ACATGTCGTGCCGGTCTCGCTTGGCTGCTTTACATGAAAAACTTGTCTCATTAGAAAGGAAAATAGACTATTTGGAAGCTTGC GTAACAAAGGGAGAAACATTGACATAA
- the LOC123661631 gene encoding 3-ketoacyl-CoA thiolase, mitochondrial-like encodes MALASKGLFVIGAKRTPFCKYGGSLRELPASHVFAAAARDAINSGNLNPSLIDSTVVGNVNFLSQCDGGKTSRYCGTYSGVPIEKPALGVNKACGSGLQAIITGAVELLTGTADVCLTGGTELMSTLPFLVRNIRFGSTLGSSYHFEDYIKKQFIDSYSGLSLERMAENIAQKHKISRHEADRYSFMSHSKWKAGRDSNIFNDEITSLTVMLRKKEFLVKNDEIVDASINMDDMAKAPALIDDGAVVTSLNSSMPADGAAALILVNEATIKSNNLTPLARVSGWACVGSDPLKTGLATVDAVGRLLQVTRKDIDSVDLFEINETFATQVLASIKKLRVDESKVNISGGALVLGNPVAATGARMAVHLVHLINRGRAKRAIAVSSCGGGQGVAVMFESV; translated from the exons ATGGCACTCGCTTCTAAAG gTTTATTCGTGATTGGCGCGAAAAGGACGCCATTTTGCAAATATGGCGGATCCCTTCGAGAGTTGCCAGCTTCACATGTTTTTGCAGCGGCTGCAAGGGATGCCATAAATTCCGGAAATCTAAATCCGAGTTTAATAGATAGCACTGTAGTTGGAAATGTTAACttt cttAGTCAATGTGATGGTGGTAAAACTTCCCGTTACTGTGGCACTTATTCGGGAGTTCCCATAGAAAAGCCAGCATTGGGGGTTAATAAAGCTTGTGGTTCCGGTTTGCAGGCAATAATCACTGGAGCTgtg GAATTATTAACTGGTACAGCGGATGTCTGTCTAACAGGCGGAACGGAACTCATGTCCACTCTCCCTTTCTTGGTTCGTAACATTAGGTTCGGCTCTACCTTGGGTTCGTCGTACCACTTCGAAGATTATATAAAGAAACAATTCATTGATAGTTACTCTGGATTATCACTGGAAAGAATGGCTGAAAATATTGcccaaaaacacaaaataagtAGACATGAAGCAGATCGTTATTCATTTATGAGTCATTCGAAATGGAAAGCAG gtcgagactcaaatatatttaatgatgaAATTACTAGTTTAACAGTAATGCTACGGAAGAAagaatttttagtaaaaaatgatGAAATCGTCGATGCTAGCATAAACATGGATGACATGGCTAAGGCGCCTGCGCTGATTGACGATGGCGCTGTTGTAACGTCGTTAAACTCAtcg ATGCCTGCAGATGGGGCAGCTGCACTAATCTTAGTAAACGAAGCCACAATAAAATCTAACAATTTGACACCGCTGGCGAGAGTTTCGGGTTGGGCGTGTGTTGGGAGTGATCCTCTCAAAACGGGATTAGCGACTGTTGACGCTGTGGGGAGACTCTTGCAGGTCACTCGCAAAGATATAGATAGTGTGGATTTATTtgag ATAAACGAAACCTTTGCAACTCAAGTCTTGGCATCGATTAAGAAACTAAGAGTAGATGAAAGCAAAGTGAACATCAGCGGTGGTGCGCTAGTCCTTGGAAACCCTGTAGCCGCTACTGGCGCTAGAATGGCAGTACATCTCGTTCATCTTATCAA TCGTGGTCGTGCGAAACGCGCGATTGCAGTGTCTAGTTGCGGAGGGGGACAGGGTGTGGCGGTCATGTTTGAATCTGTGTAG
- the LOC123661632 gene encoding 3-ketoacyl-CoA thiolase, mitochondrial-like: protein MAVAINKGVFIVAAKRTPFGRMGGMLKDVHPADMLTIPAKDTLKAANIAPALVDTVNVGVVSSISCSSDGGLTPRHAALKSGIPYEKPALGINRLCGSGFQAVINSAQDILTGVAQISLSGGTENMSSSPFLVRNVRFGIPLGTNLEFEDYLTATSLDTYCNYTMPQTAENLAEKYDIKRSEVDEFAFQSQKKWKAAHDSGVFKSEISAVPVKVKKQEIIFDTDQHPRPDTTLEDLHKLPVLFRKGGVVTAGNSSGINDGAGAVLLASDKAVKQHSLTPLARLLGWSVVGVDPSIMGIGPVPAIQNLLAAVKLSLNDIDMIEINEAFAAQTIACIKGLDLDQSKLNMNGGAIAMGHPIGASGARIVGHLAHELRRRGLKKAIGSACIGGGQGIAVLLEAV, encoded by the exons ATGGCAGTCGCTATAAATAAAg GTGTTTTCATTGTGGCGGCAAAGCGAACACCGTTTGGAAGAATGGGAGGGATGTTAAAGGACGTCCACCCTGCTGACATGCTGACGATTCCTGCTAAAGACACATTGAAAGCTGCTAACATAGCACCAGCCCTTGTCGATACAGTTAATGTTGGTGTGGTCTCCTCG ATATCTTGCAGTTCCGATGGAGGTCTTACTCCACGTCACGCTGCTCTCAAATCAGGTATTCCGTATGAAAAGCCTGCACTCGGCATAAACAGGTTATGCGGTTCTGGATTCCAGGCTGTTATTAACAGTGCACAG GATATTTTGACAGGAGTAGCCCAAATATCTCTTTCTGGTGGAACTGAAAACATGTCCAGTAGTCCTTTTCTTGTACGAAATGTTCGTTTTGGGATACCTTTAGGTACCAATCTTGAATTCGAAGATTACCTCACAGCAACTTCACTCGATACATATTGCAACTATACTATGCCACAAACTGCTGAGAATCTTGCTGAGAAATACGATATTAAAAGGAGTGAAGTTGACGAATTCGCGTTTCAATCGCAGAAGAAGTGGAAAGCTG ctCATGACAGCGGTGTATTTAAATCGGAAATAAGTGCAGTGCCAGTTAAAGTGAAGAAGCAGGAAATTATCTTCGATACAGATCAACACCCGCGTCCAGATACGACGCTTGAAGATCTCCACAAATTACCAGTATTGTTCAGGAAGGGTGGTGTAGTTACTGCTGGAAACTCTTCG ggaATAAACGATGGCGCTGGAGCTGTTCTTCTGGCTAGTGACAAAGCAGTTAAGCAGCACAGCCTAACTCCCCTGGCCCGTCTCTTGGGCTGGTCTGTTGTCGGCGTCGACCCCAGCATAATGGGCATTGGCCCTGTGCCGGCTATACAGAATTTGTTGGCAGCTGTTAAATTATCACTGAATGATATAGATATGATTGAG ATCAATGAAGCGTTCGCAGCTCAAACTATAGCGTGTATAAAGGGATTAGATTTGGATCAAAGCAAGTTGAACATGAATGGCGGAGCAATTGCAATGGGACATCCTATCGGTGCTTCTGGTGCTAGAATCGTGGGACATCTTGCACACGAACTGCG ACGAAGGGGCTTGAAGAAGGCAATTGGTTCAGCTTGTATAGGAGGCGGTCAGGGTATTGCGGTACTGTTGGAAGCAgtctga